A stretch of the Phyllopteryx taeniolatus isolate TA_2022b chromosome 5, UOR_Ptae_1.2, whole genome shotgun sequence genome encodes the following:
- the zmp:0000001167 gene encoding protein phosphatase 1 regulatory subunit 12A isoform X1, whose amino-acid sequence MAATDQSRSEAAKQRRQDQLQRWLGSETDQTDSEARDTASSSGTRRPRVRFAQGAVFMAACSAGDREEVAALLRQGADINHANVDGLTALHQACIDENAEMVQFLVESGSNVNTGDNEGWTPLHAAASCGFIQIAKYFIEHGAHVGAVNSEGDLPLDVATEDPMERLLKAEIKKQGIDVDQARKEEERIMLQDAKAMRDSGGTLTPHPNTKATALHVAAAKGYIEVLKVLLQCGVDVDSQDVDGWSPLHAAAHWGQEEVCTLLTDHMCDMRAVNNVGQTPFDVADENLVDTLEELQKKQNALRTEKEKQTPVIETSLQISTVPVRTRRTSISRMSSKEKICLHEREKHPPPALQSSPAEDEEDEGQTARTQSQIQPKASSSSSSEEESESESDAESEKAKNREIINNLNNKRNTSSLLPTSMPAGTAANQVKKEPGKTPATEAPGSWRTSLRKAGSSVTLASSELTDSSPDQNKPPESGLGMTRSASSPRLSSETDPKEPRLARVPPIPTRRLFSIPDSSPDNSNSWLSRSSSYTRRLHSQSGNDLTSSNPCLPRSSSYGRRLDEASMNSGSTGISTSGLSRLNSALAQRLPQEQAEKTHQSALDASSNPQNTTGPESETKQRRKSYLTPVRDEEAEAQRKARSRHARQSRRSTQGVTLTDLQEAEKTMKTMKQDNQGSEKKDEDEKEKEKEAKSKKGEEGEVSWRSRIASLQKSDLLGLTQPAGTPRPQTTDRRATEASAGESETERWAQERRERRQARARRKAQRSGELDDNDPSGEEEFSASRLDPQSDQLLGSRLRSSAHCNEGCESKDFKKLFEEVTRENSQLQSQLQDTQRIVSQTRLDLEKATQRQERFTDCSALLDLERKDRRMLERRMAELEEELKVLVDLRADNQRLKDENGALIRVISKLSK is encoded by the exons GCCTGTATCGATGAGAATGCAGAGATGGTTCAGTTTCTGGTGGAGAGCGGGAGCAACGTCAACACGGGCGACAATGAGGGCTGGACCCCTCTGCACGCCGCGGCATCTTGTGGCTTCATACAGATTGCCAA GTACTTTATAGAACACGGTGCCCACGTCGGCGCGGTGAACAGTGAAGGGGACCTTCCTCTGGACGTGGCCACGGAGGACCCCATGGAGAGACTGCTGAAAGCAGAAATCAAAAAGCAAG GAATTGATGTGGACCAGGCCcgaaaggaggaggagaggatcATGCTTCAGGATGCCAAGGCGATGCGAGACAGTGGTGGCACTCTGACACCTCACCCAAACACAAAGGCAACAGCTTTGCATGTTGCAGCAGCCAAAGGATACATCGAAGTTTTAAA AGTGTTGTTACAATGTGGGGTGGATGTGGATAGCCAGGATGTTGATGGTTGGTCGCCCCTGCATGCAGCAGCTCACTGGGGGCAGGAGGAGGTGTGCACGCTGCTTACGGACCACATGTGCGATATGAGGGCCGTCAACAACGTG GGTCAAACACCTTTTGATGTAGCAGATGAGAACCTAGTGGACACACTTGAGGAGCTGCAGAAGAAACAGAATGCT TTACGCACAGAGAAAGAGAAACAGACTCCTGTCATCGAGACAAGCCTGCAAATCTCCACAGTACCAGTACGCACACGCAG GACTTCGATCTCGCGCATGAGCAGTAAGGAAAAAATCTGCCTCCATGAGCGGGAGAAGCACCCGCCACCTGCCTTGCAGAGCAGCCCCgcggaggacgaggaggacgaaGGCCAAACCGCGCGGACCCAGTCACAAATACAGCCGAAAGCCTCCAGTAGCTCCAGCTCAGAGGAGGAGAGTGAATCAGAGAGTGACGCTGAGTCTG AGAAAGCAAAAAACCGAGAGATCATAAATAACTTGAACAACAAACGCAACACCAGCAGCCTCCTTCCTACCTCCATGCCAGCAGGCACTGCTGCAAACCAAGTCAAAAAG GAACCAGGAAAAACCCCAGCCACCGAGGCGCCGGGCTCGTGGCGGACATCACTGAGGAAGGCAGGCAGCTCGGTAACTCTGGCCTCATCTGAATTGACTGACTCCAGCCCAGACCAGAACAAGCCTCCGGAGTCAGGCCTGGGGATGACCCGCTCCGCTTCCAGTCCCCGTCTCAGCTCTGAGACTGACCCCAAG GAGCCAAGACTTGCCCGAGTTCCTCCTATTCCAACAAGGAGACTCTTCAGTATTCCAGACAGTAGCCCTGACAACTCCAACAG TTGGCTGAGTCGTAGCTCATCCTACACCCGTCGCCTTCACAGCCAATCAGGGAATGACCTCACTAGCTCCAACCCCTGTTTGCCTCGCAG CTCCTCTTACGGAAGGAGACTGGATGAAGCCAGCATGAACTCAGGTAGCACAGGAATAAGCACATCTGGACTCAGTCGCCTTAACAGTGCTTTGGCACAGAG ACTTCCTCAGGAACAGGCTGAGAAGACTCATCAGTCAGCGTTGGACGCCAGCTCCAACCCTCAGAACACAACCGGCCCTGAATCCGAGACCAAGCAGCGGCGCAA ATCTTATCTGACACCAGTTCGGGATGAGGAAGCAGAGGCACAGAGGAAAGCTCGCTCGCGGCACGCACGGCAATCTCGTCGCTCCACTCAG GGGGTGACGCTGACAGATCTGCAGGAAGCTGAGAAGACCATGAAGACCATGAAGCAGGACAACCAAGGAAGCGAAAAGAAGGATGAAGATGAgaaggagaaagagaaagaagcaAAGTCTAAGAAGGGAGAGGAAGGG GAAGTGAGCTGGAGGTCTCGGATAGCCAGCCTGCAGAAGTCTGACCTGCTGGGTCTCACGCAGCCCGCCGGCACCCCACGGCCTCAGACCACCGACAGGAGAG CGACTGAGGCCAGCGCCGGGGAGAGCGAGACTGAGCGATGGGCCCAGGAGCGCAGGGAGAGGAGACAAGCTCGGGCCAGGAGGAAGGCTCAGAGGAGCGGGGAG CTTGATGACAATGATCCCAGCGGAGAAGAAGAATTCTCGGCCAGCCGGCTAGATCCGCAG TCAGACCAGCTCTTGGGTTCCAG ACTCCGGTCCAGTGCACACTGTAATGAGGGCTGCGAGAGCAAGGATTTCAAAAAG CTGTTTGAGGAGGTGACCAGAGAAAACAGCCAGCTGCAGTCTCAACTGCAGGACACGCAGAGGATTGTCAGTCAGACACGGCTGGATCTAGAAAAGGCCACACAG AGACAAGAGCGCTTCACTGACTGTTCAGCCCTGCTGGACCTCGAGAGAAAG GACCGCAGGATGCTGGAGCGGCGAATGGcagagctggaggaggagctgaAG GTTCTGGTTGACCTGAGAGCAGACAACCAGCGGCTTAAAGATGAGAATGGAGCACTGATCCGTGTCATCAGCAAACTCTCCAAATAA
- the zmp:0000001167 gene encoding protein phosphatase 1 regulatory subunit 12A isoform X4, which yields MVQFLVESGSNVNTGDNEGWTPLHAAASCGFIQIAKYFIEHGAHVGAVNSEGDLPLDVATEDPMERLLKAEIKKQGIDVDQARKEEERIMLQDAKAMRDSGGTLTPHPNTKATALHVAAAKGYIEVLKVLLQCGVDVDSQDVDGWSPLHAAAHWGQEEVCTLLTDHMCDMRAVNNVGQTPFDVADENLVDTLEELQKKQNALRTEKEKQTPVIETSLQISTVPVRTRRTSISRMSSKEKICLHEREKHPPPALQSSPAEDEEDEGQTARTQSQIQPKASSSSSSEEESESESDAESEKAKNREIINNLNNKRNTSSLLPTSMPAGTAANQVKKEPGKTPATEAPGSWRTSLRKAGSSVTLASSELTDSSPDQNKPPESGLGMTRSASSPRLSSETDPKEPRLARVPPIPTRRLFSIPDSSPDNSNSWLSRSSSYTRRLHSQSGNDLTSSNPCLPRSSSYGRRLDEASMNSGSTGISTSGLSRLNSALAQRLPQEQAEKTHQSALDASSNPQNTTGPESETKQRRKSYLTPVRDEEAEAQRKARSRHARQSRRSTQGVTLTDLQEAEKTMKTMKQDNQGSEKKDEDEKEKEKEAKSKKGEEGEVSWRSRIASLQKSDLLGLTQPAGTPRPQTTDRRATEASAGESETERWAQERRERRQARARRKAQRSGELDDNDPSGEEEFSASRLDPQSDQLLGSRLRSSAHCNEGCESKDFKKLFEEVTRENSQLQSQLQDTQRIVSQTRLDLEKATQRQERFTDCSALLDLERKDRRMLERRMAELEEELKVLVDLRADNQRLKDENGALIRVISKLSK from the exons ATGGTTCAGTTTCTGGTGGAGAGCGGGAGCAACGTCAACACGGGCGACAATGAGGGCTGGACCCCTCTGCACGCCGCGGCATCTTGTGGCTTCATACAGATTGCCAA GTACTTTATAGAACACGGTGCCCACGTCGGCGCGGTGAACAGTGAAGGGGACCTTCCTCTGGACGTGGCCACGGAGGACCCCATGGAGAGACTGCTGAAAGCAGAAATCAAAAAGCAAG GAATTGATGTGGACCAGGCCcgaaaggaggaggagaggatcATGCTTCAGGATGCCAAGGCGATGCGAGACAGTGGTGGCACTCTGACACCTCACCCAAACACAAAGGCAACAGCTTTGCATGTTGCAGCAGCCAAAGGATACATCGAAGTTTTAAA AGTGTTGTTACAATGTGGGGTGGATGTGGATAGCCAGGATGTTGATGGTTGGTCGCCCCTGCATGCAGCAGCTCACTGGGGGCAGGAGGAGGTGTGCACGCTGCTTACGGACCACATGTGCGATATGAGGGCCGTCAACAACGTG GGTCAAACACCTTTTGATGTAGCAGATGAGAACCTAGTGGACACACTTGAGGAGCTGCAGAAGAAACAGAATGCT TTACGCACAGAGAAAGAGAAACAGACTCCTGTCATCGAGACAAGCCTGCAAATCTCCACAGTACCAGTACGCACACGCAG GACTTCGATCTCGCGCATGAGCAGTAAGGAAAAAATCTGCCTCCATGAGCGGGAGAAGCACCCGCCACCTGCCTTGCAGAGCAGCCCCgcggaggacgaggaggacgaaGGCCAAACCGCGCGGACCCAGTCACAAATACAGCCGAAAGCCTCCAGTAGCTCCAGCTCAGAGGAGGAGAGTGAATCAGAGAGTGACGCTGAGTCTG AGAAAGCAAAAAACCGAGAGATCATAAATAACTTGAACAACAAACGCAACACCAGCAGCCTCCTTCCTACCTCCATGCCAGCAGGCACTGCTGCAAACCAAGTCAAAAAG GAACCAGGAAAAACCCCAGCCACCGAGGCGCCGGGCTCGTGGCGGACATCACTGAGGAAGGCAGGCAGCTCGGTAACTCTGGCCTCATCTGAATTGACTGACTCCAGCCCAGACCAGAACAAGCCTCCGGAGTCAGGCCTGGGGATGACCCGCTCCGCTTCCAGTCCCCGTCTCAGCTCTGAGACTGACCCCAAG GAGCCAAGACTTGCCCGAGTTCCTCCTATTCCAACAAGGAGACTCTTCAGTATTCCAGACAGTAGCCCTGACAACTCCAACAG TTGGCTGAGTCGTAGCTCATCCTACACCCGTCGCCTTCACAGCCAATCAGGGAATGACCTCACTAGCTCCAACCCCTGTTTGCCTCGCAG CTCCTCTTACGGAAGGAGACTGGATGAAGCCAGCATGAACTCAGGTAGCACAGGAATAAGCACATCTGGACTCAGTCGCCTTAACAGTGCTTTGGCACAGAG ACTTCCTCAGGAACAGGCTGAGAAGACTCATCAGTCAGCGTTGGACGCCAGCTCCAACCCTCAGAACACAACCGGCCCTGAATCCGAGACCAAGCAGCGGCGCAA ATCTTATCTGACACCAGTTCGGGATGAGGAAGCAGAGGCACAGAGGAAAGCTCGCTCGCGGCACGCACGGCAATCTCGTCGCTCCACTCAG GGGGTGACGCTGACAGATCTGCAGGAAGCTGAGAAGACCATGAAGACCATGAAGCAGGACAACCAAGGAAGCGAAAAGAAGGATGAAGATGAgaaggagaaagagaaagaagcaAAGTCTAAGAAGGGAGAGGAAGGG GAAGTGAGCTGGAGGTCTCGGATAGCCAGCCTGCAGAAGTCTGACCTGCTGGGTCTCACGCAGCCCGCCGGCACCCCACGGCCTCAGACCACCGACAGGAGAG CGACTGAGGCCAGCGCCGGGGAGAGCGAGACTGAGCGATGGGCCCAGGAGCGCAGGGAGAGGAGACAAGCTCGGGCCAGGAGGAAGGCTCAGAGGAGCGGGGAG CTTGATGACAATGATCCCAGCGGAGAAGAAGAATTCTCGGCCAGCCGGCTAGATCCGCAG TCAGACCAGCTCTTGGGTTCCAG ACTCCGGTCCAGTGCACACTGTAATGAGGGCTGCGAGAGCAAGGATTTCAAAAAG CTGTTTGAGGAGGTGACCAGAGAAAACAGCCAGCTGCAGTCTCAACTGCAGGACACGCAGAGGATTGTCAGTCAGACACGGCTGGATCTAGAAAAGGCCACACAG AGACAAGAGCGCTTCACTGACTGTTCAGCCCTGCTGGACCTCGAGAGAAAG GACCGCAGGATGCTGGAGCGGCGAATGGcagagctggaggaggagctgaAG GTTCTGGTTGACCTGAGAGCAGACAACCAGCGGCTTAAAGATGAGAATGGAGCACTGATCCGTGTCATCAGCAAACTCTCCAAATAA
- the pgghg gene encoding protein-glucosylgalactosylhydroxylysine glucosidase isoform X1, protein MCDGVGSPHDDPQLPMSGDPYTFSSDSLPTDLRFLPPLANGLLGWRVYNNTMHMGGVYNGERGECHRADVPCPLAVMVETEEAGQDRYSLDTHTGVFTHTLTSPSVTVSQSFYSHRYHSNLMVMEILLARHVTSEVAFTVNLATSFTSQSKDIDFQPAPDYRGGSHIQGHTHTAELPGGPCPTVHLIWTPIPSTLTLPPEQTQDRWGFILAAANCLDVAEASFDEGLELMATGGLRPSHEKAWEELWLQSKVEVAGSERLLKAVIGCMFYLLSAFPSIHDTSGFFGGVSPGGLSNGSEAQDYWGHVFWDQEIWIYPNVALFYPKLARAALEYRMRTIDGAKYNAQKQGFKGLKLAWQSAVSGREMCPEDIYGQQEIHINGDVALAFQNYYYLTEDVTMFTDGQGRQLIWGVADYWVSRATWSPDDQKYHLLGVMPPDEYYYNVNNSVYTNTAAKLSLQFAVELADLLKHPAPKEWQDVADNIQIPFDQQSLYHPEFEGYSKGYPVKQADTVMLSYPLGLPMSPEIRRNDLEAYETVTDPHGPAMTWGMFAIGWLELGEAEKAQRLLEKCFRNIQGPFQVWSESSDGSGAVNFLTGMGGFLQAVVFGYSGFRVQKECLAFSPLLPNDLSELCIRGVSYLGHQLDWLFRKDEVCVILREQEGGAASAKICDLQVVLKASGTQIPLTPGAPVTFPREPGCVCRLELSSFCWPF, encoded by the exons ATGTGTGACGGTGTAGGCTCCCCTCACGACGATCCCCAGCTCCCCATGTCCGGTGACCCTTACACTTTCTCCAGTGACTCTCTCCCCACTGACCTCCGCTTCCTGCCTCCGCTGGCCAACGGCCTTTTGGGATGGCGGGTGTACAACAATACCATGCACATGGGCGGCGTGTACAACGGCGAACGGGGTGAATGTCACCGTGCAGATGTGCCCTGTCCTCTAGCCGTGATGGTTGAGACAGAGGAAGCTGGTCAAGACCGCTACAGCCTGGACACCCACACAG GTGTTTTCACGCACACACTGACCTCACCCAGCGTAACAGTTTCCCAGTCTTTCTATTCGCACCGCTACCACTCCAACCTGATGGTGATGGAGATTCTGTTGGCGCGCCATGTGACCTCAGAGGTGGCGTTCACAGTGAACCTGGCCACTTCCTTCACCTCTCAGAGCAAAGACATTGATTTTCAGCCTGCTCCTGACTACAGAGGTGGGAG TCACATTCAAGGTCACACCCACACGGCAGAGTTGCCAGGAGGTCCTTGTCCCACAGTGCATCTCATCTGGACCCCCATACCCTCCACGCTGACACTACCACCTGAGCAAACCCAGGACCGCTGGGGCTTCATTCTAGCGGCGGCTAATTGTTTAGATGTCGCTGAGGCCAGTTTTGACGAGGGGCTGGAGCTGATGGCGACGGGTGGCCTGCGCCCCTCTCACGAGAAGGCTTGGGAGGAGCTGTGGCTGCAGAGCAAGGTGGAGGTCGCGGGATCCGAGCGCCTCTTGAAAGCTGTGATCGGTTGCATGTTCTACCTCCTCAGTGCCTTTCCCTCCATCCACGACACATCTGGCTTTTTTGGCGGTGTCAGTCCAGGTGGACTCTCGAATGGCTCGGAAGCTCAGGATTATTGGGGCCATGTTTTCTGGGACCAG GAGATCTGGATTTACCCCAATGTAGCTTTATTCTACCCCAAACTGGCCCGTGCAGCACTGGAGTACAGGATGCGGACTATCGACGGCGCTAAATACAATGCTCAAAAGCAGGGATTCAAG gGGCTGAAGTTGGCATGGCAGAGTGCCGTGTCAGGGAGGGAGATGTGCCCTGAGGACATTTACGGGCAACAAGAGATTCACATCAATGGAGATGTCGCACTGGCCTTCCAGAATTACTACTACCTCACTGAG GATGTGACAATGTTCACAGATGGACAGGGCCGTCAGCTGATATGGGGCGTGGCCGATTACTGGGTTTCCAGGGCAACCTGGAGCCCTGACGACCAGAAGTATCATCTCTTAG GTGTCATGCCACCAGATGAGTATTACTACAATGTCAACAACTCTGTCTACACAAACACAGCGGCTAAATTAAG TCTGCAGTTTGCTGTGGAATTAGCTGATCTTCTCAAACATCCCGCACCAAAGGAATGGCAAGATGTGGCGGACAACATCCAAATACCTTTTGACCAGCAATCTCTGTACCATCCCGAGTTTGAAGGCTATTctaaag GTTATCCAGTCAAACAGGCCGACACTGTGATGCTGAGCTATCCTCTTGGCCTACCCATGTCGCCTGAGATCAGAAGAAATGACCTCGAAGCATATGAAACAGTCACAGACCCTCATGGACCGGCCATGACTTGG GGAATGTTTGCGATTGGTTGGCTGGAGCTGGGGGAGGCGGAGAAAGCTCAACGTTTGCTTGAGAAGTGCTTCAGAAACATCCAAGGACCTTTCCAG GTTTGGAGTGAATCATCAGACGGTTCCGGCGCAGTCAACTTTCTTACAGGTATGGGAGGATTCTTGCAAGCAGTGGTGTTCGGTTACAGCGGCTTCAG aGTTCAGAAGGAATGCCTcgccttttccccccttcttcCCAATGACCTGAGTGAGCTTTGCATCCGTGGCGTGAGCTACCTGGGCCATCAGCTGGACTGGCTGTTTCGCAAAGATGAAGTGTGCGTCATACTGAGGGAGCAGGAAGGCGGTGCTGCAAGTGCAAAGATATGTGATCTGCAGGTGGTCCTCAAGGCATCGGGGACTCAAATCCCTTTAACTCCAG GGGCGCCAGTGACATTTCCTCGAGAGCCTGGATGTGTTTGCAGACTTGAATTGTCATCTTTCTGCTGGCCTTTCTGA
- the pgghg gene encoding protein-glucosylgalactosylhydroxylysine glucosidase isoform X2, with protein sequence MSGDPYTFSSDSLPTDLRFLPPLANGLLGWRVYNNTMHMGGVYNGERGECHRADVPCPLAVMVETEEAGQDRYSLDTHTGVFTHTLTSPSVTVSQSFYSHRYHSNLMVMEILLARHVTSEVAFTVNLATSFTSQSKDIDFQPAPDYRGGSHIQGHTHTAELPGGPCPTVHLIWTPIPSTLTLPPEQTQDRWGFILAAANCLDVAEASFDEGLELMATGGLRPSHEKAWEELWLQSKVEVAGSERLLKAVIGCMFYLLSAFPSIHDTSGFFGGVSPGGLSNGSEAQDYWGHVFWDQEIWIYPNVALFYPKLARAALEYRMRTIDGAKYNAQKQGFKGLKLAWQSAVSGREMCPEDIYGQQEIHINGDVALAFQNYYYLTEDVTMFTDGQGRQLIWGVADYWVSRATWSPDDQKYHLLGVMPPDEYYYNVNNSVYTNTAAKLSLQFAVELADLLKHPAPKEWQDVADNIQIPFDQQSLYHPEFEGYSKGYPVKQADTVMLSYPLGLPMSPEIRRNDLEAYETVTDPHGPAMTWGMFAIGWLELGEAEKAQRLLEKCFRNIQGPFQVWSESSDGSGAVNFLTGMGGFLQAVVFGYSGFRVQKECLAFSPLLPNDLSELCIRGVSYLGHQLDWLFRKDEVCVILREQEGGAASAKICDLQVVLKASGTQIPLTPGAPVTFPREPGCVCRLELSSFCWPF encoded by the exons ATGTCCGGTGACCCTTACACTTTCTCCAGTGACTCTCTCCCCACTGACCTCCGCTTCCTGCCTCCGCTGGCCAACGGCCTTTTGGGATGGCGGGTGTACAACAATACCATGCACATGGGCGGCGTGTACAACGGCGAACGGGGTGAATGTCACCGTGCAGATGTGCCCTGTCCTCTAGCCGTGATGGTTGAGACAGAGGAAGCTGGTCAAGACCGCTACAGCCTGGACACCCACACAG GTGTTTTCACGCACACACTGACCTCACCCAGCGTAACAGTTTCCCAGTCTTTCTATTCGCACCGCTACCACTCCAACCTGATGGTGATGGAGATTCTGTTGGCGCGCCATGTGACCTCAGAGGTGGCGTTCACAGTGAACCTGGCCACTTCCTTCACCTCTCAGAGCAAAGACATTGATTTTCAGCCTGCTCCTGACTACAGAGGTGGGAG TCACATTCAAGGTCACACCCACACGGCAGAGTTGCCAGGAGGTCCTTGTCCCACAGTGCATCTCATCTGGACCCCCATACCCTCCACGCTGACACTACCACCTGAGCAAACCCAGGACCGCTGGGGCTTCATTCTAGCGGCGGCTAATTGTTTAGATGTCGCTGAGGCCAGTTTTGACGAGGGGCTGGAGCTGATGGCGACGGGTGGCCTGCGCCCCTCTCACGAGAAGGCTTGGGAGGAGCTGTGGCTGCAGAGCAAGGTGGAGGTCGCGGGATCCGAGCGCCTCTTGAAAGCTGTGATCGGTTGCATGTTCTACCTCCTCAGTGCCTTTCCCTCCATCCACGACACATCTGGCTTTTTTGGCGGTGTCAGTCCAGGTGGACTCTCGAATGGCTCGGAAGCTCAGGATTATTGGGGCCATGTTTTCTGGGACCAG GAGATCTGGATTTACCCCAATGTAGCTTTATTCTACCCCAAACTGGCCCGTGCAGCACTGGAGTACAGGATGCGGACTATCGACGGCGCTAAATACAATGCTCAAAAGCAGGGATTCAAG gGGCTGAAGTTGGCATGGCAGAGTGCCGTGTCAGGGAGGGAGATGTGCCCTGAGGACATTTACGGGCAACAAGAGATTCACATCAATGGAGATGTCGCACTGGCCTTCCAGAATTACTACTACCTCACTGAG GATGTGACAATGTTCACAGATGGACAGGGCCGTCAGCTGATATGGGGCGTGGCCGATTACTGGGTTTCCAGGGCAACCTGGAGCCCTGACGACCAGAAGTATCATCTCTTAG GTGTCATGCCACCAGATGAGTATTACTACAATGTCAACAACTCTGTCTACACAAACACAGCGGCTAAATTAAG TCTGCAGTTTGCTGTGGAATTAGCTGATCTTCTCAAACATCCCGCACCAAAGGAATGGCAAGATGTGGCGGACAACATCCAAATACCTTTTGACCAGCAATCTCTGTACCATCCCGAGTTTGAAGGCTATTctaaag GTTATCCAGTCAAACAGGCCGACACTGTGATGCTGAGCTATCCTCTTGGCCTACCCATGTCGCCTGAGATCAGAAGAAATGACCTCGAAGCATATGAAACAGTCACAGACCCTCATGGACCGGCCATGACTTGG GGAATGTTTGCGATTGGTTGGCTGGAGCTGGGGGAGGCGGAGAAAGCTCAACGTTTGCTTGAGAAGTGCTTCAGAAACATCCAAGGACCTTTCCAG GTTTGGAGTGAATCATCAGACGGTTCCGGCGCAGTCAACTTTCTTACAGGTATGGGAGGATTCTTGCAAGCAGTGGTGTTCGGTTACAGCGGCTTCAG aGTTCAGAAGGAATGCCTcgccttttccccccttcttcCCAATGACCTGAGTGAGCTTTGCATCCGTGGCGTGAGCTACCTGGGCCATCAGCTGGACTGGCTGTTTCGCAAAGATGAAGTGTGCGTCATACTGAGGGAGCAGGAAGGCGGTGCTGCAAGTGCAAAGATATGTGATCTGCAGGTGGTCCTCAAGGCATCGGGGACTCAAATCCCTTTAACTCCAG GGGCGCCAGTGACATTTCCTCGAGAGCCTGGATGTGTTTGCAGACTTGAATTGTCATCTTTCTGCTGGCCTTTCTGA